A genomic stretch from Vibrio neptunius includes:
- a CDS encoding DUF2760 domain-containing protein produces MTFDLQMIPQTFDMLHAGLTASSVLLLLIAVSRKSKVVEKVVEKPVEKIVEVEKPVEKIVEVEKVVEVEKVIEKVVEVESKLATASTDSAMQLLSIMQQEARLIDFLKEDLTSFSDEDVGAAARVIHTGGQKVLNDYVSLEHIRDEDEETRVTIEEGFNPQEVRLTGNVTGSAPFNGTLVHKGWKASEMNLPKLAENYDASVIAPAEVEL; encoded by the coding sequence ATGACGTTCGATTTACAAATGATCCCTCAAACGTTCGATATGCTGCACGCTGGCCTGACGGCTTCAAGCGTCCTTTTACTTCTGATTGCGGTTTCGCGCAAATCTAAAGTCGTCGAGAAAGTGGTTGAGAAACCAGTTGAGAAAATCGTCGAAGTTGAAAAGCCTGTCGAGAAGATCGTTGAAGTAGAGAAAGTGGTCGAAGTTGAAAAAGTGATTGAGAAAGTCGTGGAAGTGGAATCAAAGCTTGCTACAGCTTCTACCGACTCTGCCATGCAGCTACTATCAATCATGCAGCAAGAAGCTCGCCTGATTGACTTCCTGAAAGAAGACCTGACATCCTTCTCAGACGAAGATGTCGGCGCTGCGGCGCGTGTAATTCATACCGGCGGTCAGAAGGTACTGAACGACTACGTGAGCCTTGAGCACATCCGTGATGAGGATGAAGAAACACGCGTTACTATTGAAGAAGGCTTTAACCCGCAAGAGGTTCGCTTAACGGGTAACGTGACAGGCAGTGCGCCATTTAATGGCACCTTGGTCCATAAAGGCTGGAAAGCGAGCGAGATGAACCTTCCAAAACTGGCTGAAAACTATGATGCTTCTGTCATTGCGCCTGCTGAGGTTGAGCTGTAA
- a CDS encoding Hsp70 family protein → MENLNTIQAETPKFSVGIDLGTTHCVLSYVDTSSEDARVEVMSISQLTAPGTVETRNQLGSFLYQPHEHEMNPSARVLPWSSEPKALVGAIARNLGSKTPIRLVASAKSWLCHAGVNRREAFLPAGSPEEVEKVSPLRATELYLEHLKEAWNHTHPSDPLSEQDVTITVPASFDPAARDLTAEAARNVGLTHLTLLEEPQAALYNWIDNSDDKWRDEVEVGDIVLVVDIGGGTTDLSLVEVTEDEGNLTLNRIAVGEHILLGGDNMDLALAYRLKMKLAQEGKELQPWQVQAMTHACRDAKEALLNDSELQSVPIVVPSRGSKLLGATLKTELTQEEVQQTLVDGFFPKVAVTEHPVQRNRGALTQMGLPYAQDAGITRHIAAFLAKQANAQGGESASTEFNPFAGMPGMGGAEAPSADFIKPTAILFNGGVLKSDLLANRLEETINEWLIDADAEMAQRLTGVDLDLAVASGASYYGSVRRGQGVRIRGGIASSYYVGIESAMPAIPGMAPPMEALCVAPFGMEEGSAVEVPSQEFGLIIGQPVNFQFFGSTVRRDDDAGTHLDHWGPDELEELPEIQVTLPVSEGRREGEVVPVTLASRVTELGTLYLEAIAADNGQKWHVEFDVREDAKSDSNEEE, encoded by the coding sequence ATGGAAAACCTGAACACCATTCAGGCTGAAACGCCAAAGTTTAGCGTTGGTATCGACTTAGGTACCACTCACTGCGTACTGTCCTATGTGGATACATCGAGCGAAGACGCGCGTGTTGAAGTCATGTCGATTTCTCAGCTGACCGCACCGGGCACCGTAGAAACTCGCAACCAGCTAGGCTCGTTCCTGTATCAACCACACGAGCACGAGATGAACCCTTCAGCTCGTGTATTGCCTTGGTCATCTGAGCCTAAAGCCCTAGTGGGTGCAATCGCTCGTAACCTTGGTTCAAAAACGCCGATTCGCCTTGTAGCAAGTGCAAAATCTTGGCTTTGTCACGCTGGTGTCAACCGACGTGAAGCGTTCCTTCCTGCTGGCAGTCCGGAAGAAGTAGAGAAAGTCTCTCCGCTTCGTGCAACGGAGCTGTACCTTGAGCACCTCAAAGAGGCATGGAACCACACTCACCCTAGCGACCCGCTTTCAGAACAAGACGTGACAATTACCGTACCGGCATCTTTTGATCCTGCGGCTCGTGATTTAACCGCTGAAGCGGCACGCAATGTTGGCTTAACTCACCTAACATTGTTAGAAGAACCTCAGGCAGCTCTATACAACTGGATCGACAATAGCGATGACAAATGGCGTGATGAAGTCGAAGTTGGCGACATCGTGCTGGTTGTCGATATCGGTGGTGGTACCACGGACCTTTCTCTAGTTGAAGTCACCGAAGACGAAGGCAACTTGACGCTCAACCGTATCGCGGTAGGTGAACACATCCTACTCGGCGGCGACAACATGGACCTTGCCCTTGCATACCGCTTGAAGATGAAGCTAGCGCAAGAGGGTAAAGAGCTACAACCATGGCAAGTTCAGGCAATGACGCACGCCTGCCGTGACGCTAAAGAAGCACTATTGAACGACAGCGAACTCCAGTCAGTGCCCATCGTGGTGCCAAGTCGCGGCTCAAAACTGCTCGGCGCAACCTTGAAGACGGAACTGACGCAAGAAGAAGTTCAGCAAACACTGGTGGACGGTTTCTTCCCGAAAGTTGCCGTTACTGAGCATCCAGTTCAACGCAATCGCGGTGCTCTGACTCAAATGGGCCTTCCGTATGCACAGGATGCAGGGATTACACGACACATCGCAGCTTTCCTTGCAAAGCAGGCTAATGCCCAAGGTGGTGAAAGCGCTTCAACCGAGTTCAATCCATTTGCTGGAATGCCTGGCATGGGCGGCGCTGAAGCTCCTTCAGCCGACTTTATCAAACCAACGGCCATTTTGTTCAACGGTGGCGTTTTAAAATCAGATCTGCTGGCGAATCGCCTAGAAGAAACCATCAATGAGTGGTTGATAGACGCCGATGCCGAGATGGCTCAACGTCTGACGGGTGTGGATTTGGATCTGGCGGTGGCAAGTGGCGCTTCTTACTATGGCTCTGTACGTCGCGGCCAAGGTGTGCGAATTCGCGGCGGCATTGCATCGAGCTACTATGTCGGCATCGAGAGTGCAATGCCAGCCATTCCGGGAATGGCTCCACCAATGGAAGCCCTATGTGTCGCACCATTTGGTATGGAAGAAGGCTCTGCGGTTGAAGTACCAAGTCAGGAATTTGGTCTTATCATCGGCCAACCAGTAAACTTCCAGTTCTTTGGTTCGACAGTTCGTCGTGACGACGACGCAGGTACACACCTTGATCACTGGGGCCCTGATGAATTGGAAGAGCTACCAGAGATTCAAGTTACTCTACCTGTCTCTGAAGGTCGCCGTGAAGGTGAAGTAGTGCCAGTCACCCTAGCCTCTCGCGTGACAGAGCTTGGTACGCTTTACTTAGAAGCTATTGCCGCAGATAACGGTCAAAAATGGCATGTTGAGTTTGATGTACGCGAAGACGCGAAAAGCGACTCAAACGAAGAAGAATAA